TTAGTTCCGTGATTTCGTGGATTTCAGTGCCAGTCGAGCGATTTTGGCGAGTTCCTCAACGTCCAGGGCCGCCCCTCCGATCAGGAAGCCGTCAACGTCGGGCTGGGAAATGAGTTCCGCCGCATTTTTCGAGGTGACCGATCCGCCGTACAGGATACGTATGCTATCGGATACCTTCGTGCCAAAAGTGGTCTTCAAATCGTTGCGGATGGCGTTTGCGGCATCCTGGGCGGATTGCGGAGTGGCCACCATGCCGGTGCCAATGGCCCAGACAGGTTCGTAGGCCACGATGAGTTTGGCGGCTTGTTCTTCGTTGAGATCGCGGGTGACGTCTCGTACCTGGCCCACGGCGAAATCGAGTTCAATGCCTTGACGTCGTTCCTCGAAGCTTTCGCCGACGCACAAAATCGGCTGCATGCCGGCGGCGAGCACGGCACGTACCTGATCGACGATATTGGCGTCATCTTCAGGATGGTATTTGCGGCGTTCGGAGTGGCCGACGATGACGTATGAGCAGCCGAGATGGGCGATCATGTCCGCGGACACATCGCCGGTGAAGGCACCTTGGGTGGTCACGGAAACGGATTGTGCGCCGTAGGCGACATGGAGCTTGTCGGCTTCGACCAGCACCTGCACGCTGCGCAATGACGTGAACGAGGGGAAAAGCGCGACTTCGCAGCGTTTAAAGTCGAAGTGAGCGTCACGCAACAGCCATACCAGCTTCTGCACGAAGTAAGTGGCTTCAAGATGGTCGAAATTCATCTTCCAGTTGCCGGCCACCAACGGAATGCGTTTGGACGCCATATGTTTCCCTTCTAAAAAACGTAGCTCCCCTCAAGGAGGGGAGCTAGAAAATGGATTACTCAAGCACCTTCAGGCCAGGGAGCTCCTTGCCTTCGAGGAACTCGAGGGAAGCGCCACCACCGGTGGAGATGTGGGAGAAGCCGTCCTCCGGGAAGCCGAGGTTGCGCACGGCGGAGGCGGAGTCGCCGCCACCGACGATGGTGAACGCACCGGCTGCGGTGGCGTCGACCAGACCCTGGGCCACGGCCTTGGTGCCGGCGGCGAACTCAGGAACCTCGAACACGCCCATCGGGCCGTTCCACACGACGGTCTTGGAGTCGACGATCTTGTCGTGGAAGAGCTTCTGGGACTCCGGGCCGATGTCCAGACCCATCTTGTCGGCCGGGATGGCGTCGGCGGCAACGACTTCCGGAGCAACCGGGGTGTCACCGGCCGGGAAGCCGGCGTTCACGACGACGTCGGTCGGCAGCACGAGCTCAACGCCGTTCTTCTCGGCGGTCTCGATGTAGCCCTTGACCTTCTCAAGCTGGTCCTCTTCAAGCAGGGAGGTGCCGACCTCGTAGCCCTTGGCCTTGAGGAAGGTGAACACCATGCCGCCGCCGATGACCAGACGGTTGGCCTTGTCGAGCAGGTTCTCGATGACGCCGAGCTTGTCGGAGACCTTGGAACCGCCGAGCACCACGGTGAACGGACGCTCCGGGTTCTCGGTGGCCTTGGACAGGGCCTTGACTTCCTTCTCGACCAGCAGGCCTGCGGCGGCCGACAGATCGGCGGCAACGTCGTAGTTGGAGCCCTGAGCGCGGTGGACCACGCCGAAGCCATCGGAAACGAAGGCCTCGCCGAGGGCGGCGATCTTCTTGGCGTAAGCGGCGCGTTCGTCGGCGTCCTTAGAGGTCTCCTCCGGGTTGAAACGAACGTTCTCAAGCAGCACAACGTCGCCATCGTTCATGGCGGCGACCTTGGCCTGAGCGTCCTCGCCGTAGGTGTCCTTGGCCAGCGGCACGTTGGTGCCGAGCAGCTCGCCGAGGCGGGCGGCAACCGGGGCCAGGCTCAGCTCAGGAACGACCTTGCCTTTCGGGCGGCCAAGGTGGGCCATGAGGATGACCTTGGCGCCTTCTTCGCGCAGGGTCTTGATGGTCGGCAGAGCAGCCTTGATTCGACCGTCATCGGTGATGGTGGTGCCGTCCAGCGGAACATTGAAATCAGCGCGAACCAGAACGCGCTTGCCCTTGAGATCTCCAAGGTCCTTGAGTGTCTTCATGAATATCCTTTCCTTGACGAATCGCACGTCAAAGTGGCCAATTTTGCCACTTTGCATATTACAGGCATTCCGGAACAAAACACCGCATTCGTCTACTGACTGAATGCGGTGTTTTGTCACATCGTTGTCGCGTTTTGCCGAATAGGCACGGCAAATCGGATTGTCGGGTTACTTGCCTTCGGCTGCGCGAGCCTTCTCCGTCTTCTCGGCAAGTTGAAGCAGTCGGCGAATTCGGCCGGCAATCGCATCCTTGGTGATTTGCGGTTCGGCGATCTTGCCGAGCTCCTCGAGGCTCTTGTCCACGTGATCGATGCGCAGCTGGCCGGCCTGACGGAGGTTGTCCGGAATGTTATCGCCGAGTACTTCGAAAGCATGCTGCACTTTTTCGCTGGCTTCGGCGGCGGCCTTGGCGGAACGGCGCATATTGGCGTCATCGAAGTTGGCCAGACGGTTGGCCTTGCCGCGGGCCTCGCCGTCGGAGCGCTTGCCGGTCCATTCGCGGGCCGAACGGGTGGCGCCCATGAGCTTGAGCATGCGTTCGATGGCGTCGGGATCCTTGAGTGTCACGCGCTCGGAGCTACGCAGCGTGCGATGCTTGGCCTGGATGCCTAGACGACGGGCCACGCCACACAGGGCCATGGCGGCCTCTTCCGTGGGGCAAGCGATTTCCAGGAAGCTGGCCTTACCGGGATCGGACAGGAAGCCACGGGCCATGAAGGCGCCGCGCCATGCCGCTTTGATTTGGGCGATGGATCCGTTGACCACTTCAGACGGCAGTCCACGGACCTGCTGCTTGCGGCGGTCGACCAGTCCGGTCTGCAAAGCCAAGGCCACTACGTTGCGGGTGACGAGCACCACATAGGTCTCGACAGGGCCGTTCGGGGTCTGACGTGTGAGGTGATTGACCTCGGCTTCGTGCCCGAACGTGTTCCTCAACGTGTTCTTCAGCCATTCTGCAACGTCAAGCGAGGTGAATACGGCTTGGATAACGTATGTATTCTGTACCGGTCGAAGACCGCCGCCAAAACGGATCATGGCCGCAGCTTGGGCCTTGATCGCGGCTGGCGAATCGCCTTCAAAGGCTGCCAACTCGCTTTTGACATCGTCCAGAAGAGCCAAGATCTACCTCCTACAGTCCCGTTCTTCTCAATGCTTCAGGCGCTTCGTGCCGTTATCTGCTGTCACACGGTCGGAAGCCATCGGCTTTCTGTGATACCTAATCTGGTGGACAAGCGAACCCGTTTGATACGTATTATGGGCTCTGCTTTCTCGCAGTGTGGTCACCGAACGCTTGCCCGATGACCGCTCGACGCCTGCTTACGATGAGTGACGCTTGTGCTGTTCTCTCGCGGAAACGGTTACGTTGAGCCCATGTGCGCGTAAGCGGCGAGCCAGCTCTTCGCTCATCGCCACCGACCGGTGCTGACCACCGGTGCAGCCGACGGCGATGGTTACGTAGTGCTTGTCTTCCTGGGCGTATCCTTCCAACGCAATCTCGATAGCTTTCTCATAAGCGTCGAGAAATTCCTTGGCTCCCTTGCTGGAAAGCACGTAGTCGGCGACCGGCTTGTCGTGCCCGGTAAGCTCGCGCAGGCTGGGCACCCAGAACGGGTTGGGCAGAAAACGCACGTCGGCCACGAAATCGGCGTCGATGGGCATACCGTATTTGAAGCCGAAGCTGAAGATGTGTACTGCCACGGTGGTGGGGCCGGAGCCGAGCATCGCCTCGTAGAGTTTGGTGGACAGCTGGTGGATGCTCAGGGAGCTGGTGTCGATGACCCAGTCGGCTCGTTCCTTGAGGTCTTCCAGCAGGTGACGTTCCTCAAGGATGCCGTCGACCAGTCGGTTGCCGTGCTGCAGCGGGTGCGGGCGGCGCACGGATTCGTAGCGCTTGATGAGCACTTCGTTGCTGGCGTCGAGGAACAGAATACGGGTTTTGACGCCGAGATCATCCAGATGGCCGAGCACGGCGGCCAGCTCGTCGAAATAGCTGGAGCGCACGTCGATGACGGCGGCAAGCTTGTGGACGCCTGACTCCGATCCGGAACCGGAGGTGGTCATCATGTCGACAAGCGGGATAAGCAGTTTGGGAGGCAGGTTGTCGACCACATACCATCCCATGTCTTCCACGCAGTCAGCGGCATGAGAGCGGCCTGCGCCGGACATACCGGTGATGAGCAGCACTTCGAAGGCATCAAGCGGGGTCGGCTGGTTGTCCGGAGTCGATGTGGATGTCGCGGAATTCGCCGGCGCATTCGTGGCGGCCGCCTCGCCGGTATCGCGGTTCGTTGTCTGTTGATTCATTACAGCGCCTCCTCAAGAGCTTTGCGCATCGCGATCTCCAGCTGGTCGTCTTCGGTGGTGGTGTCCTGCAGACGCTGGTCGGCATCGCTGGGCGGGTCGTCATCCCAGATACCGGTCATCAGCAATACCTGTACGAGAGCTTGGTACAGCAGCATTTCTTCGCCGCCGATGGCGTGACCGCCATGAGCGCGCCAGGCTTCCATGAGCTTGGTGGGGCGTGGATCGTAGATCACGTCCAACAGCAGTCCGGAGAATGGCTCGGTTCCGGCATCGGCGAGGGCATCCGCGACGTTGTCGGCCGCGTGTCCGGGAATCGTGTTGATGACATAGGTGGCGTTGCGGGCTGCCTCGAGCAGGGCCTGATCGTCGCCTAATTCGATTTCGTTGTACGGGTTATGCACGTTGACGAACTTTTCGGCCACTGGTTTAAGCCCGGTGTTTTTTCCGGGGTGGCGGGCGGCGACGACGATATGGCCGATTTCGGGCATCATGCAGCATGCGGCCAACGCCGAAGTGGCGGTGTTGCCATTGCCGATGATCAGCGCGGTGCCGCTTCTCGACGCGGTGTGGTGTTCGCCGAGTTCGCGATTGGCATGGTCGAAGGCGAGTTGGATGCCGATGACATCGGTGTTGTATAGCTTGATGCCCGGCTTGCCGTTCGGCCAAGCGGGATCATCGGCAGCCACGCTCCAGTCGAATACCGCGGTATTCGCCACCTTCAGTTCCTTGGCCCACAAATTTTCCGGAACACCGTACGGTTGGATGGTCTTCTTCAACGGCATGGTCAGGCTCAGGCCAGCCCACGTCGAGTCAAGGCCTTTGAGGAAAGCGTCGAGGTCGTCTTCCCCCACCTCGTGCTTGTCGTACAGCCAATCGTCGAGTTTCAGCGAACGGTAGGCCGCGTTGTGGAGCACGGGTGACAATGAGTGTGCGACGGGTTTGCCGAGTACAGCGCAACGATGATTGGCCATATCCCCTCCTTGATGTCTGTTCCCATGCTAGCCGACACTTTGCTTCGAATATGTCAACCACAGGCCCCGCAACCGAAAATTTACTCTGGGCTGCTGGACCGGGCCGGCTCACTGCTCGTGCAGCGCGGTGTACAGCGCTTCGGCTTTGGCGTGGCCGATGCCTTTGACCTTCTCGAAGTCCTCGACACTGGCTTCGCGCATGGCTTTGACCGAGCCGAAGTGGTTGAGCAGCCGCTTCTGGTAGCTTTCGCCGATGCCGGGAATCTCGTCGAGCGCGCTGCGCAGGGCGCCTTTGCGCCGCTGCTGGCGGTGGTAGGTGATGGCGAAGCGGTGGGATTCGTCGCGCACACGCTGCAGCAGATACATGCCTTCGGACTGGCGTTTGAGGATGATCGGATAGTCGTCGTCCGGCACCCACACCTCTTCCAAGCGTTTGGCCAGTCCGCAGACGGCCACGTCGTTCACGCCACAGTCCTCAAGCGCCTTGGCGGCGGCCATGACCTGCGGCTTGCCGCCATCGACCACCACCAGGTTCGGCTTGTAGGCAAAGTGATGCCGGTTTGTGTTCTGCTGGACGATGTCGGGCGGGGACTCCCGCGCATCGTTCTGCACTCCGACCGGCACCGCGTGCCCCTTGCCACTGATGCCGGAACCGCCCTCACCATTGTCGTTACCGTTCGCAGCGATTGTCTCCGCCGCCACGGCAGTGGTCATCTTGCCGGCGGCCGAGGCCACACGCTGTTCCGCGTCGATGCTTTCGCCGGAGTCGCCGGCGATGTTGCCGTGCTTGAAGCGGCGGGTGAGCGTCTCGTAAAGCGCGGACAGATCATCCACCGCGCCTTTGCCGTCCTTGCCTCGGATGGCGAAGCGTCGGTATTCGGATTTCTTGGCGATCGCGTCTTCGAACACCACCATGGAGGCCACCTGGAAGGCACCGCCCACAGTGTTCGAAATGTCGTAGCATTCGATGCGCAGCGGGGCTTCCGCGAGTCCCAATGCCTTGGCCACATCGTTCATGGCCTGGGTGCGTGCGCCCATGTCGGAGATGCGGCTCATCTTGCTGCGTTGCAGTGCTTGGCTGGCGTTCTCGTTGGCGCGGTCCATAAGCTGCTTCTTGTCGCCTCGCGAGGCCACACGGATGGTCACCGCTCCCCCGCGCAGATTGGTCAGCCAGCCTTCGAGTTCCTCACGGCGGGCCGGTTCGACGGGCACGATGATTTCGCGCGGTACCGGTGCGATGGGTGCCAGCAGGTCCGCGCGCCCGGTGGTCTCCTGACGGGTGTTGCGTTCTCGGGTGGCCTGGGCGCGTGCCACAGCGTCCGTGGCCGTGATGGTTTGCGTGGAGCCGATGGCCTCGCGATTAGTGGAGATGGTCGCGGCCGACTGGGGGTGATTGTCCCCGGCGGCGTCCGAATACACCTGCACCAGAAGGTCGGCCATCAAGTCGGCGTCATCGATGTCCTCAACTCGTTCGACGCTCCAGTTGCGTTCGCCGCGAATCGAGCCGGCGCGCACATAAAAAGCGTGCACGGAGGCTTCGAGCTCGTCGCTGGCGAAGCCGAACACGTCCGCGTCCACATCCTGGTCGAAGACGACGGCGTTCTGTTGCACCACGGTTTCCAGCATTTGGATCTGGTCGCGCAGTCGGGCGGCTTTCTCGAATTCGAGTTCGGCGCTGGCCTCTTTCATGTCGCGGGTCAACTGGGCGATGTATGGCCGTCCGAGTCGTCCGGTCATCACACCGACCAGCTGTTCGCACAGCCTCCGGTGTTCGTCCGCTTCAATGCGGTTCACGCAGGGTGCGGAGCATTTGCCGATGGAAGCGAACAGGCATGGCCGTCCGGTCAGTTGCGCCTTATGGAACACGTTGGTGGTGCAGGTGCGTACCGGGAACGTGCGCAGCAACCGGTCAAGACTGTGCCGCAATTCCCACACTTTGGCATAGGGGCCGAAATACCGGGTATCCCGCCGTTTGCGCGACCGCGTGACCCACACGCGCGGAATTCGCTCCCCCGTGCTGACCGCGAGATACGGATAGGTCTTGTCGTCGCGGAACTGCACGTTGAACCGTGGGTCGAATTCCTTGATCCACGTGTATTCCAACGTCAGTGATTCCAGTTCGGTGGCGACGACCGTCCACTCCAGGCTGCGTGCGGTCAGCACCATGGTCTGCGTGCGCGGATGCAGCAGATACAGCGGCTGGAAATAATTGGTGAGCCTGTTGCGCAGGTTCTTTGCCTTGCCCACATAAATGACGCGCCCTTCCCCGTCGCGCCATTTGTACACACCGGGTTTGGCGGGAATATCCGAGGTCTTGGGTCGGAACAGGTCGCGAGAATCCCCCAGCAAAGGTGCCCCATTCGCATTCACCTTCGCCGTCGTTTCCCCGGCACCCACAGCTATGCTTTCCGACATTAACGCCGCCGCAGTCTTCCGCCACTCATCCGGACTATGCCGCTCAATATCGTTCGTCATAATCCTCCTCGCTATTAAGCAAAACCAATCATCAGGGATTGGGTGGGTTGGGGTGTGTGTTGCTGGACCGTAAAGACTTGACCTGAGCGGCCCGGAGCATGTCCAGCAACAAACACCCCAACCCACCCGAGGTCAGCTGCAATGGAAGGCTAAAGCATGGGTTTCAGGAACTTGCCGGTCCATGAGGCTTCGCATTCGGCAACCTGTTCGGGCGTGCCCTGCGTGACGATGGTGCCGCCTCCGTCGCCGCCCTCCGGACCGAGATCGATCAGCCAGTCGGCCTCCTTGATCACATCCAGATTATGTTCGATGACGATGACCGTATTGCCCTTGTCCACCAGGGACTGCAGCACCTTGAGCAGCTTGTTCACGTCTTCGAAGTGCAGGCCGGTGGTCGGCTCGTCGAGGATGTACACGGTTTTGCCGTCGGATCGGCGCTGCAGCTCGGTGGCAAGCTTGACGCGCTGCGATTCACCGCCGGACAGGGTGGGTGCGGGCTGGCCGAGTCGGATGTAGCCGAGGCCGACGTCCACGAGGGTCTTCAGGTATCGGGAGATGCCGGTGTACGCCTTGAAGAAGTCGGCGGCCTCCTCGATGGGCATGTTGAGGATGTCGGCCACGGTCTTGCCGTTGTACGTGACTTCGAGGGTCTCGCGGTTGTATCGTTTGCCGTGGCAGACCTCGCAGTCCACGTAGACGTCGGGCAGGAAGTTCATTTCGATCTTCAGCGTGCCGTCACCGTGGCAGGCCTCACATCGGCCGCCTTTGACGTTGAAACTGAAGCGGCCGGGGCCGTAGCCGCGCACCTGGGCTTCGGGAGTCTTGGCGAACAGGGTGCGGATCTTGTCCCACACACCGGTGTAGGTGGCGGGGTTGGATCGCGGCGTGCGGCCGATCGGGTTCTGGTCGACGTGGATCACCTTGCGCACCTGGTCCACGCCTTCCACGCGCGTGTGGCGGCCGGGTACGATGCGTGCACCGTTGAGCTTGTCGGCGAGCACCGGGTAGAGGATCGTGTTGACCAGCGAGGATTTGCCGGAGCCGGAGACGCCGGTGACCACGGTGAGCACGCCGAGCGGGAAGCTCACGTCGATGTTCTTGAGGTTGTTCTCGCGGGCACCCACGACTTTGAGCACCTGGGTCTTGTGGATCTTGCGGCGCTTGGCGGGCACGGCGATCTCTCGCCGGTGGGCGATGTAGTCGCCGGTGATGGAGCGCTTGGCTTCTATGAGGTGCTTGGCGGGGCCGGAGTAGATGACTTCGCCGCCGTGTTCGCCGGCGCCGGGGCCGATGTCGACCACCCAGTCGGCGCGGCGTATCGTGTCCTCGTCGTGTTCGACGACAATCAGCGTGTTGCCGAGATCGCGCAGGTGGTGCAGGGTTTCGATGAGGCGTTCGTTGTCACGCTGGTGCAGGCCGATGGACGGCTCGTCGAGCACGTACATGACGCCGACCAGACCGGAGCCGATCTGCGTGGCGAGTCGGATGCGCTGCGCTTCTCCGCCGGACAGGGTGGCGGCCGCGCGCGAGAGGGTCAGGTAGTCGAGGCCGACGTCGTTCAGGAAGCCGAGTCGGGCCTTGATCTCCTTGAGCACTTCGCCGGCGATCAGCTGTGCCGAGCCTTCGAGTTCCAGGCCGTTGATCCAGGCGAGTTCGCGTACGACGGGCATGTCGCACACGTCGAAGATGGATTTTCCGTCCACAGTGACAGCGAGCACTTCGGGCTTCAGACGGCGTCCGTGGCAGACCTGGCAGGGCACTTCGCGCATGTACGACTCGTAGTATTCGCGCATGGACTGCGAATCGGTTTCGTCGTGGCGTCGCATGAGCGTGCGGATCACGCCTTCGAAGCCGGTGGAGTATTCGCGCAGGCGTCCCCAGCGATTGCGGTAGGAGACGTTGACCTTGAAGTCGTGGCCGTAGAGGATGTCGTGCTTGACGTCGTCCGGCAGGCCCTTCCAAGGGGTCTTCATGGAGAAGCCCATTTCCTTGGCCAGACCTTCGAGGATGTGGCCGTAGTACTGGGAGGTCATCTTGGTGCCGCTCCACGGTTCGATGACGCCGTCGGCCAGTGACTTGTCCGGGTCGGAGATGATGAGGTCCGGGTCGATTTCCAGTTTGAAGCCGAGACCGGTGCAGGCGGGGCAGGCACCGTAGGGGGCGTTGAAGGAGAAGGTGCGCGGCTCGACCTCGTCGAGTTCGAGCGTGTGCCCGTTCGGGCAGCTGCGGTGTTCGGAGAACGGCTGGCGGCGGGCCGGGCTGCCTTCCTCCTCGTCCACGAAGTCGATGACGATGCTGCCGTTGGCGAGCTTGAGGGCGGTTTCCACCGAGTCGGTCAGGCGTTGGCGGATGCCGTCCTTGACCACGAGTCGGTCGACCACGACCTCGATGGTGTGCTTCTTCTGCTTGGTGAGTTTGATGTCGTCGGACAGCTGCGTCATCTCGCCGTCGATGAGCGCGCGGGCGTAGCCGTCGGAGCGCAGCAGCTCGATCATATCCACGAACTCGCCCTTGCGGCCCTTGACCACGGGCGCGAGAATCTGGAATCGCGTGCGCTCCGGGTAGCCGAGCAGTGTGTCGACGATCTGCTGCGGGGTCTGGGAGGCGACGGGCTCGCCGCATTCAGGGCAGTGAGGGATGCCGGTGCGGGCGAAGAGCAGTCGCAGGTAATCGTAGATTTCGGTGATGGTGCCGACGGTAGAACGCGGGTTGCGGTTGGTGGTCTTCTGGTCGATGGAGACGGCCGGGCTCAGGCCCTCGATGAAGTCAACGTCGGGCTTGTCCATCTGACCCAGGAACTGGCGGGCGTAGGCGGATAGGGATTCGACGTAGCGTCGCTGGCCTTCGGCGAACAGGGTGTCAAACGCGAGCGAGGATTTGCCCGAACCGGACAGGCCTGTGAACACGACCATGCGATTGCGCGGAATCGCCAGGTCGACGTTCTTGAGGTTGTGTTCGCGCGCACCCTGAATCGTGATCTTGAGATCGTTCGGGATGTGCGAGATATCAGCTACCAGCGAACCATCGTGTTCAATCAGCGGCGCCTTTTTGATCTCCCGGCTCAGGAAGGAGTCGCTGGTCATCACCTTTTCGACGATGACCTCACCGTTCTTGCCCTTGCCGGTTTTCGCGCCCGTTGCGCTTGTTGCGCGCCTTGCGCCAGTCTGCATTGCCGCCACAGCCACACCCCACCTTCCATCTCACCGTTCCCGCGCGCACGGTCATGCGCGCGCCAAATCTGTCCCAAGGATACCCGAACACACGACCAAATTCGAACGCTTGTTCGATGGCGTGTCAGGCCGGAAAACTGAACCAGAGTATGCAAAATTCCGGACCATCAGTGGACCGAAACGCAAGAGCCGGCCCCCAAGATACTCGGGGCGTCCGGCTCTCACTTCCATTTCCCCAGCGGGGTTGGCTTACCATGAAGTATACACGGTTTTAGGACATCAATCACTGTCGATGAACACTGTTCGAACATGGCCGAGGAATTCATCGTATCTTCCAGTACCGGCCTGGGCATCACCGTACGCTCCTAGCAGCTGATCAGGGAGCCATAGCCTTGCATCAGTCTCCCCTGCACAGAGTTCGACACGAATTGGCCCGATAAATCTGCGGCTTCTCAATCCATCGATGAAACGGATATCGTTCCTGTCCTGTGAAATCTCGCGCCGTTCAAGCACAAGCGTGTCCACGTTGTATTCTGTTTCCAGCAGAGGCAGAAGACGTTCCAAACATTTACGGCGAGCGCGTTCGGCGGTATTCCACTGGCTCATTGGTACCGCAGCCACAATGACATGATCAATGTCCATTGCAGCCATGGCATCAACGACTTTGCCACGCAATGATGGCCGCATGTCTCGCCAGTGCAATTTCCTTGCTCCTTTGGGCTTAAGCAACGCCAATCTTTGCCTTGTTTCGGTTTCCGTATCATCACATACGCATGCGCCCATCAAGTACATAGGCGAGGGAACTCCGGTTTTCCGCACACTCTCGTCACCCCAAGCGGTTGCCATGTTTGTCCCTTCTCGCGCAACGCAAAACAACAGTTCGATAGTATCGGATAGCAGTGCCGGACCTTGCAGCTATGCAATGCCGTTGCATTATTAATCGGAAGGCATAATGTGAGACGAGAAAAAGCTAAGCCGTTCTAGCTCTTGGCAACATCCCCAATCACTCAGCCTAAATCGGCAAATCCTGATTTTCAATGGACTCCACGGGGATGCCAAGCTTGCGTAATTCGTCAACTGCATCACGCATGGGAATGCGTTCCTGTTCGATGCGCCGATAAGCGATGGTTTTGTCAGCACACAGTCGTTCATAAAGACGTCGCTCCGCCGATTGAAGGCCGGGCGTCGGCTTAGGCTCCCGCATAGCAATCTTCGCGCTGCGTTCAGTACGATCGGTACCAAATCTGTGGTACCGATCGTATGCATCGCAATCCATCAGGATGGAGTCGCATTCGATACCTGATTCACGTAATGTCGAAAGTATTTCCAGTCCATCCGCATCCATATCACCCCAATACACGATACGCATGTCACGCAGTGCAGGAACCGCAGGTACAGCATCGCTTACAGCGCGACCAGAACCCCATATGCAGATGCCCTGCGCAATCGGCGGCATAGTCTGATACGTGTCTTTGTTCTCAACGATGACAGCATATTTAATGCCGGATAACGCTTCGCCTTCCCACGGACACCATATGATGCGTTCGAGCTCAGCATCGTCGCGGACCGGATCGAGATAACGGAACCGCAGTTCGGTCGGCCGTTTTGACAGACCCAACGTTTCGACACCGAGCAGTCGGCAAATGGCCTTACGACGATTGGTTTTTGACTCATTCAGCCATTTGCCGCTGAATCCTGTCAGTGGAATCTGTCGCGGCGTCATACCGGTCACGTCATGATGCCTGAAATATCGAACTGCGCTGACAAGCAGATCGAAGTCGTCAGGCTGTTCATGGCCTGTCATGCGAGCGGCCGATTCGATTGTTTCCGGAGCAACGTCACAAGCAGCAACCAGACATGCTATGCGGCGGCGCGCTTCGCGACATTCCGCCGCCAGCGTACGACCAACCACACGCATGGCTATTGATTCGTCAGGAACGACGACTTTGGAGATCAGCTCGACAGAGGTGCCTATGGTGCGATGCTTGGTTATGATTTCGCAACCATTCTTGCTTGCCCATTGCCGTATCTCATTGTTGTTGTCATGCACCGCAATCGCATTGGTTTCCAAAAATGCTTGGTCCGGCAATCCCACCGGCACGGGAAATGGCCATGCCGGTTCGATGTCGTACATATGTGAACGCATATGTTTCTTCACGCATGTGGTGATCGCAGCGATGTCTTTCATGCCGGCCATAGTTCCCATCACCTGCTTTCGAACATCGTCGAGTCGAACCGAATCGTCTTAATACCGGCGACGCCAGGACTGCTCATTCGGCAACCCCGTCATCCTTCAATATATCCGACGATGATTCATCGTCCATGTCATTCTGATGCAGCACGGCCTCGCGCAGGGAGGTGAGGCCGGTGTCGGGGTCCTTGTAGGTCACGTAGGCCTTGGTGGAGACCTCGAGGATTTCGCCGGTCTTGCTTTCCGGGGCGGAGACGATGACCTGGAATCCGAGGCGCGGCAGCACCGTGAGGGCGCGCTGCGTGTAACGGCCGTCGGCCTTGATGAGCGCCTCGTCGAGGAACAGCGTGGTGTACGAGGGCTCGCTGGTCAGGCCGCCGCCGAGCAGGTAGATGAGCGCCGCGCCGTATACGAATGAGGTAAGCTCCTGCAAGGCGCCGCCCGAACGGCCGCCGGTGGAGGTGATGCGTTCATCCGGGCCGTCGGCATGATGCACGATGGCGTAGAAGGACGAGCGGCAACGCGGGTCGAGGTTGCGGGCGCCGTAGCTTTTCACGCCGTTCGCGTCCTTGACCTGCGCGAGTTCGGCGCGCAGCAGCCCGACCATCGGCGCGCAGGCCGCGAAAGCCTTGCGCGAGGCGTCGGAATCGTTGACGTCGGCGGATTTCCAATC
This DNA window, taken from Bifidobacterium longum subsp. longum JCM 1217, encodes the following:
- the tpiA gene encoding triose-phosphate isomerase, which produces MASKRIPLVAGNWKMNFDHLEATYFVQKLVWLLRDAHFDFKRCEVALFPSFTSLRSVQVLVEADKLHVAYGAQSVSVTTQGAFTGDVSADMIAHLGCSYVIVGHSERRKYHPEDDANIVDQVRAVLAAGMQPILCVGESFEERRQGIELDFAVGQVRDVTRDLNEEQAAKLIVAYEPVWAIGTGMVATPQSAQDAANAIRNDLKTTFGTKVSDSIRILYGGSVTSKNAAELISQPDVDGFLIGGAALDVEELAKIARLALKSTKSRN
- a CDS encoding phosphoglycerate kinase, whose amino-acid sequence is MKTLKDLGDLKGKRVLVRADFNVPLDGTTITDDGRIKAALPTIKTLREEGAKVILMAHLGRPKGKVVPELSLAPVAARLGELLGTNVPLAKDTYGEDAQAKVAAMNDGDVVLLENVRFNPEETSKDADERAAYAKKIAALGEAFVSDGFGVVHRAQGSNYDVAADLSAAAGLLVEKEVKALSKATENPERPFTVVLGGSKVSDKLGVIENLLDKANRLVIGGGMVFTFLKAKGYEVGTSLLEEDQLEKVKGYIETAEKNGVELVLPTDVVVNAGFPAGDTPVAPEVVAADAIPADKMGLDIGPESQKLFHDKIVDSKTVVWNGPMGVFEVPEFAAGTKAVAQGLVDATAAGAFTIVGGGDSASAVRNLGFPEDGFSHISTGGGASLEFLEGKELPGLKVLE
- the whiA gene encoding DNA-binding protein WhiA yields the protein MALLDDVKSELAAFEGDSPAAIKAQAAAMIRFGGGLRPVQNTYVIQAVFTSLDVAEWLKNTLRNTFGHEAEVNHLTRQTPNGPVETYVVLVTRNVVALALQTGLVDRRKQQVRGLPSEVVNGSIAQIKAAWRGAFMARGFLSDPGKASFLEIACPTEEAAMALCGVARRLGIQAKHRTLRSSERVTLKDPDAIERMLKLMGATRSAREWTGKRSDGEARGKANRLANFDDANMRRSAKAAAEASEKVQHAFEVLGDNIPDNLRQAGQLRIDHVDKSLEELGKIAEPQITKDAIAGRIRRLLQLAEKTEKARAAEGK
- the rapZ gene encoding RNase adapter RapZ; this encodes MNQQTTNRDTGEAAATNAPANSATSTSTPDNQPTPLDAFEVLLITGMSGAGRSHAADCVEDMGWYVVDNLPPKLLIPLVDMMTTSGSGSESGVHKLAAVIDVRSSYFDELAAVLGHLDDLGVKTRILFLDASNEVLIKRYESVRRPHPLQHGNRLVDGILEERHLLEDLKERADWVIDTSSLSIHQLSTKLYEAMLGSGPTTVAVHIFSFGFKYGMPIDADFVADVRFLPNPFWVPSLRELTGHDKPVADYVLSSKGAKEFLDAYEKAIEIALEGYAQEDKHYVTIAVGCTGGQHRSVAMSEELARRLRAHGLNVTVSAREQHKRHSS
- a CDS encoding shikimate dehydrogenase family protein; amino-acid sequence: MANHRCAVLGKPVAHSLSPVLHNAAYRSLKLDDWLYDKHEVGEDDLDAFLKGLDSTWAGLSLTMPLKKTIQPYGVPENLWAKELKVANTAVFDWSVAADDPAWPNGKPGIKLYNTDVIGIQLAFDHANRELGEHHTASRSGTALIIGNGNTATSALAACCMMPEIGHIVVAARHPGKNTGLKPVAEKFVNVHNPYNEIELGDDQALLEAARNATYVINTIPGHAADNVADALADAGTEPFSGLLLDVIYDPRPTKLMEAWRAHGGHAIGGEEMLLYQALVQVLLMTGIWDDDPPSDADQRLQDTTTEDDQLEIAMRKALEEAL